A genomic window from Verrucomicrobiota bacterium includes:
- a CDS encoding TonB-dependent receptor: MNRFLLILLSIAAVQFTSFLNAQEAENYPLYELDPVESIGQRIALEESLTTFSMPVSALKYEPLVDLQSRNSGESQGDVTIRGGIFENTGFMLGSATLFDPQTGHYVSEIPVSPSMLSEAHILTGSANAFSGFNSSVGSVNYQWRDVQPDQEVSFGLGEDDFWYSTAYGAHSGKGENGETWGIDAEIAHSQSDGAIANGDHEFDRVSLRFQRRSGSSRTDVFFGYQDKFFGWPNLYTPFGVPETEDIQTSLFFVNHRVDQGDFFWQASAYYRRNEDDYEFDRTRPGVFNPFEHTTKVFDLALEGGFTFENWNLLAKIEWLKDDIDSTSLTFSSFDSRSYLKTSVFLETGWDDNEGKRWNLSGGFTFDDNNRGSSEISPMARIELSGIPGLESSKVYFDISKSTQVPGYTAIASNPGGGLFRGNPNLGREFATNYELGFLSQSGNFQFQAAVFLREDRDLVDWTFAFDVFGRTANHVDIDTTGIELVSSYDFDKGRVVFSYTGLSKDENYGLANVDASFYALNFARHRATLAFIYELGAGVELRSDNVFRIQQENLLRTAGTPSETVTSSLGIFYFPESVEGLELSLAVINLWDNDFEEIPSVPGSPRQVSLNAVYRW; the protein is encoded by the coding sequence ATGAACCGATTTTTATTGATACTTCTTTCCATTGCCGCAGTTCAATTCACTAGCTTTCTGAACGCTCAGGAAGCGGAGAATTATCCACTGTATGAGCTAGATCCAGTTGAGAGCATTGGTCAGCGAATAGCTTTGGAGGAATCCCTGACTACTTTCTCGATGCCAGTGTCGGCGTTGAAATACGAACCGCTTGTTGATCTTCAGTCACGTAACTCGGGCGAAAGTCAGGGAGACGTTACTATTCGTGGGGGTATTTTTGAAAACACAGGATTCATGTTAGGCAGTGCTACTTTATTCGATCCCCAGACGGGTCATTACGTTTCTGAAATACCCGTGTCTCCAAGCATGTTGTCCGAAGCCCACATCTTGACGGGAAGTGCCAATGCATTCTCAGGTTTCAATTCCAGCGTAGGAAGTGTTAATTACCAATGGCGAGACGTTCAGCCTGATCAGGAAGTTTCATTTGGGTTGGGAGAAGATGATTTCTGGTACAGCACTGCTTATGGGGCGCATTCAGGTAAAGGTGAGAATGGAGAAACGTGGGGCATTGATGCTGAGATCGCTCATTCCCAATCGGATGGAGCAATCGCCAATGGCGACCATGAGTTTGACCGGGTTAGTCTTCGTTTTCAACGGAGATCTGGAAGTTCGCGAACCGATGTGTTTTTCGGCTACCAGGACAAGTTTTTCGGATGGCCCAATTTGTATACTCCTTTTGGAGTACCTGAAACCGAAGACATCCAAACAAGCCTCTTCTTTGTAAACCATCGTGTCGATCAAGGAGACTTTTTTTGGCAGGCCAGTGCCTACTATCGGCGTAATGAGGATGACTATGAATTCGATCGAACGAGACCAGGGGTCTTCAACCCTTTTGAACATACGACGAAGGTTTTCGACCTGGCTCTTGAAGGAGGATTTACCTTTGAAAATTGGAACCTGCTGGCCAAGATCGAATGGCTTAAGGACGACATAGATTCCACCTCACTTACTTTTAGTAGCTTCGATTCAAGAAGCTATTTGAAGACCAGTGTATTTCTGGAAACCGGCTGGGACGACAACGAAGGAAAACGATGGAATCTGTCTGGTGGATTCACCTTCGATGACAATAACCGTGGTTCCAGTGAAATTTCCCCGATGGCACGGATTGAGTTAAGTGGTATCCCTGGATTGGAATCCTCAAAAGTTTATTTTGATATCTCGAAGAGCACTCAAGTACCTGGCTATACGGCCATCGCCTCCAATCCTGGAGGAGGCCTGTTTCGTGGTAATCCAAATCTTGGGCGTGAGTTTGCAACGAATTACGAGCTCGGGTTTCTTTCCCAGTCGGGGAACTTCCAGTTTCAAGCCGCGGTTTTTTTAAGAGAAGATCGTGATTTGGTCGATTGGACTTTTGCTTTCGATGTGTTTGGTCGGACCGCAAATCATGTCGATATTGATACGACCGGCATCGAGTTGGTTTCTTCTTATGACTTCGATAAGGGTCGTGTGGTCTTCAGTTATACAGGGCTTTCAAAAGACGAAAACTATGGACTCGCGAATGTGGACGCGAGTTTCTACGCGTTGAATTTCGCTCGTCATCGAGCCACCCTTGCATTCATTTATGAACTGGGTGCAGGTGTGGAACTACGATCTGACAATGTATTCCGGATTCAGCAGGAGAACCTCCTGCGAACCGCCGGCACACCCTCGGAGACCGTCACCTCATCGCTTGGTATCTTTTACTTTCCGGAAAGCGTTGAGGGGCTGGAGCTAAGTTTGGCTGTGATTAATCTTTGGGACAATGACTTTGAGGAGATTCCCTCTGTTCCAGGGAGTCCCAGACAAGTTTCGCTCAATGCGGTTTATCGTTGGTAG
- a CDS encoding PfkB family carbohydrate kinase, with protein sequence MKRVDVLCIGLACWDLNFQVDRTPGSNEKVVATDLISEGGGPAANAAYCISRLGGEAAFLGRLGQDSFGDAHLKELEDVGVNTEGIIRGSAPTPIACVLVNGWGERSIVNFSEPQIPLEFDFNYSLPSCLLLDGHEWAASQKALEHFVDIPSVLDAGSMRESTVSLAKQITYLIASRAFATDFAQSEDPKDWLSSLRDQAPFVAITEGSLGVHWKDSSNECGTLAAKEVSVIDTTGAGDIFHGAFALAISKGMGFTKALAWANEVAAISTTKKGGRASSPFCANVPRLEQNAQ encoded by the coding sequence ATGAAACGGGTAGACGTTTTATGTATTGGACTCGCATGTTGGGATTTAAATTTTCAGGTTGATCGTACACCAGGATCCAACGAGAAAGTGGTAGCAACCGATCTTATCAGCGAAGGAGGAGGACCCGCTGCCAACGCGGCTTATTGCATAAGTCGACTAGGCGGGGAGGCTGCATTTCTAGGACGATTGGGCCAAGATAGCTTTGGTGATGCTCACTTAAAAGAGCTCGAGGATGTTGGGGTAAACACAGAGGGTATTATTCGAGGCAGTGCGCCGACACCGATAGCATGTGTTTTGGTAAATGGGTGGGGTGAACGTTCCATTGTAAATTTCAGCGAACCGCAAATCCCCTTGGAATTTGATTTCAACTATTCGCTTCCTTCTTGTCTTTTATTGGATGGTCATGAATGGGCCGCATCTCAAAAAGCCTTGGAACATTTTGTCGATATCCCTTCAGTTCTGGATGCAGGCTCAATGAGAGAGTCCACCGTTTCACTCGCAAAGCAAATCACTTACCTCATAGCATCGCGCGCCTTTGCCACCGACTTCGCCCAATCGGAAGATCCTAAAGATTGGTTATCATCTCTTAGGGATCAGGCACCCTTCGTTGCGATCACTGAAGGATCCCTGGGAGTCCATTGGAAAGATAGCAGTAACGAATGCGGAACTCTGGCAGCAAAAGAAGTTTCCGTTATAGATACTACAGGAGCAGGTGATATTTTTCATGGTGCCTTTGCTTTAGCTATTTCAAAAGGAATGGGATTTACCAAAGCGTTAGCCTGGGCTAACGAAGTGGCTGCGATTTCGACTACAAAAAAAGGGGGTCGCGCTTCCAGCCCGTTCTGTGCAAACGTCCCTCGCTTGGAACAAAACGCTCAATAA